In Rattus norvegicus strain BN/NHsdMcwi chromosome 1, GRCr8, whole genome shotgun sequence, a genomic segment contains:
- the LOC134485148 gene encoding vomeronasal type-2 receptor 116-like, whose protein sequence is MFSFLFAILVLKLSFPLCSPIDNRCFWRLKTKTFWEGDKELDCFFFIYTRFGHVKNEQFSGNLDKRLTSKTIHLILTLYFALEEINRNPHILPNISLLVKIECGLLDDWTINSLSSKREKYLPNYYCINQRRYLIVLTGPMWLASVIVGPLLYITKRPELYYGPFHPLLSNQELYPYLYQMAPKDTSLALAMVSLFVHFSWNWVGAVVSDDDPGYEFILELRREMQRNNFCLAFVSIIVSDDNLFLKRYNIYYNQIKMSSAKVVIIYGDKDSPLQVNFRLWNLFDIQRIWVTTSQWDMIINNGKFLLNSFYGTLSFSHHYSELSGFKTFIQTAYPSNYSDDFSLGILWWVYFNCSLSLSECKNLQNCPKENIFRWLYRHHFEMSLSDTTYDLYNSMYAVAYTLQQMLLKQADTWQIDDGKEPEFDSWQMLSFLRNIQFINPVGDKVNLNHEEKLDTKYEIHQTLTFLPNPVFKLKIGTFSQNLSHGRQLYMLKEMIEWNTGHQQSPTSVCSIPCSPGFRKSPQLGKPVCCFDCTPCPENEISNMTNMNQYIKCLDDQYANPGGTHCLKKVIVFLGYEDPLGMSLAILALCFSALTAFVLSIFLKHQETPTVKANNRTLSYVLLISLISCFLCSLLFIGHPSFTTCIMQQTTFAVVFTVAASTVLAKTIIVILAFKVTNTSRKMRWLLVSGAPKFIIPICTMIQLILCVIWLGTSPPFVDADGHVEKGHILIFCNKGSILAFYCVLGYLVSIAIASFTLAYFARNLPDTFNEAKFLTFSMLVFCSVWVTFLPVYHSTKGKSMVAVEVFCILASSAGLLFCIFAPKCFIILLRPEKKSFQKFQNIHSKI, encoded by the exons gTTGACATCTAAGACTATCCACTTGATTTTGACTCTTTATTTTGCCCTTGAAGAAATAAACAGGAACCCCCATATTCTACCTAACATTTCACTGCTAGTTAAAATTGAATGTGGGCTGCTAGATGATTGGACAATAAACAGTTTAtcttctaaaagagaaaaatatcttCCTAACTACTACTGTATAAATCAGAGAAGATATTTAATTGTACTTACAGGACCAATGTGGTTAGCATCTGTCATAGTTGGGCCACTCCTATACATAACTAAGAGGCCAGAG CTTTACTATGGGCCATTTCACCCTCTCTTGAGCAACCAAGAACTGTATCCATATCTTTACCAAATGGCTCCTAAGGACACATCTCTGGCACTGGCCATGGTTTCTTTGTTTGTCCATTTCAGCTGGAACTGGGTAGGAGCTGTTGTTTCAGATGATGACCCAGGTTATGAATTTATCTTGGAATTGAGAAGAGAAatgcaaaggaacaatttttgtTTAGCATTTGTGAGTATCATTGTTAGTGATGACAATTTATTTCTGAAAAGGTATAATATCTATTACAACCAGATCAAGATGTCATCAGCAAAAGTTGTTATCATTTATGGAGACAAAGACTCTCCTCTACAGGTGAACTTTAGACTATGGAATTTATTTGATATCCAAAGAATCTGGGTCACTACATCACAGTGGGATATGATCATAAATAATGGAAAATTCCTCCTTAATTCCTTCTATGGGACTCTCAGTTTTTCACATCACTATTCTGAATTATCtggttttaaaacatttatcCAGACAGCATACCCTTCAAACTACAGTGATGACTTTTCTCTTGGTATATTATGGTGGGTGTATTTTAATTGTTCTTTGTCATTATCTGAATGTAAGAATCTGCAAAATTGTCCAAAGGAAAACATATTTAGATGGTTATACAGGCACCATTTTGAAATGTCTTTGAGTGATACTACTTATGACCTATATAATTCTATGTATGCTGTGGCTTACACACTCCAACAGATGCTTCTGAAACAAGCAGATACATGGCAAATAGATGATGGAAAAGAACCAGAATTTGACTCTTGGCAG ATGCTCTCTTTCCTgagaaatatccaatttataaACCCTGTTGGTGACAAAGTGAACCTGAATCATGAAGAAAAACTGGATACAAAGTATGAGATTCACCAGACTTTGACTTTTTTGCCAAATCCTGTATTTAAGCTGAAAATAGGAACATTTTCCCAAAATCTATCACATGGTCGACAATTATATATGTTGAAAGAAATGATAGAGTGGAACACAGGCCACCAACAG TCTCCAACCTCAGTTTGCAGTATTCCTTGTAGTCCAGGATTCAGAAAATCCCCTCAGCTGGGAAAGCctgtttgctgttttgattgtacACCCTGCCCAGAAAATGAAATTTCCAACATGACAA aCATGAATCAATATATCAAGTGTCTAGATGATCAGTATGCCAATCCTGGAGGAACTCACTGCCTCAAAAAAGTTATTGTATTCCTGGGTTATGAAGATCCATTGGGAATGTCTCTGGCTATCTTGGCTCTGTGCTTCTCTGCTCTCACAGCTTTTGTACTTAGTATCTTTTTGAAGCACCAAGAAACACCCACTGTCAAGGCCAAtaatagaactctcagctatgtTCTACTCATCTCCCTCAtctcttgttttctctgttcCTTGCTCTTCATTGGTCATCCCAGCTTTACCACATGTATCATGCAGCAGACCACATTTGCTGTTGTGTTCACTGTAGCTGCATCTACTGTCTTGGCCAAAACAATTATTGTAATATTGGCCTTCAAGGTTACTAATACAAGTAGAAAAATGAGGTGGCTGCTGGTATCAGGGGCACCTAAATTCATCATTCCAATTTGCACAATGATTCAACTGATTCTCTGTGTAATTTGGCTGGGTACTTCTCCTCCATTTGTTGATGCTGATGGACATGTTGAAAAAGGCCACATTTTGATTTTCTGTAACAAAGGTTCAATTCTTGCTTTCTATTGTGTCCTGGGATACTTAGTCTCCATTGCCATTGCAAGTTTCACCCTTGCATACTTCGCCAGAAATCTGCCTGACACATTCAATGAAGCCAAGTTCCTAACATTCAGTATGCTAGTATTTTGCAGTGTCTGGGTCACCTTTCTTCCTGTCTATCATAGCACCAAGGGCAAGTCTATGGTGGCTGTGGAAGTTTTCTGTATATTGGCCTCTAGTGCAGGGCTGCTTTTTTGCATCTTTGCACCAAAGTGCTTCATTATTTTGTTAAGAcctgagaaaaaatcttttcagaAGTTTCAGAATATACattctaaaatttaa